From one Branchiostoma floridae strain S238N-H82 chromosome 3, Bfl_VNyyK, whole genome shotgun sequence genomic stretch:
- the LOC118411736 gene encoding neuropeptide FF receptor 2-like, giving the protein MADIFEFVENSTRSDNNQSSNINWTVSTATRLKQSVPVIALFGVSYFLIFALCVVGNTLVCFVVIKIPRMRTVTNYFILNLAVSDLLVGIFCMPFTLVDNIVLGWPFGDVMCRLVPFMQTTSVIASVFTLLAIAVDRFYAVVLPTKPKLSVSQMVKAVTTIWVFALSVSLPLIIFKHDTEYPDPEGDVIFLVHYCDEQWPAGDVSKYYSLSLFILSYLVPLGIILVLYVLIGHRIWFKATPGVQKASMEAQNIALQKKRKVVKMLIVVVVVFALFWLPLHTTLLLNDFVQLSYLQRQVMYIYIFPIAHWLSYFNSSVNPIIYGYFNPNFRDGFKSLFTRKGGNGAALAAQSRISRCS; this is encoded by the exons ATGGCCGACATTTTCGAATTCGTAGAAAACTCAACACGGTCGGACAACAACCAAAGTTCTAACATAAACTGGACGGTATCTACCGCCACACGACTAAAACAGTCCGTACCGGTTATCGCCTTATTTGGAGTGTCGTACTTCCTGATCTTCGCCCTGTGTGTGGTCGGCAACACCCTGGTGTGCTTCGTCGTCATCAAGATCCCGCGCATGCGCACGGTGACCAACTACTTCATCCTGAACCTGGCCGTGAGTGACCTCCTGGTGGGGATCTTCTGTATGCCCTTCACTCTGGTGGACAACATCGTCCTTG GTTGGCCGTTCGGTGACGTGATGTGTCGCCTTGTACCCTTCATGCAGACCACCTCCGTTATAGCTTCGGTCTTCACTCTTCTGGCTATTGCAGTGGATAG ATTCTATGCAGTAGTGCTTCCTACGAAGCCAAAGCTGAGCGTGAGCCAAATGGTGAAGGCCGTCACCACCATCTGGGTGTTCGCCTTGTCCGTGAGCCTGCCATTGATCATCTTCAAGCACGACACGGAATACCCGGACCCGGAAGGGGACGTCATCTTCCTCGTCCATTACTGTGACGAGCAATGGCCTGCCGGAGATGTCAGCAAGTATTACAGCCTCTCGCTATTCATCCTCAGCTACCTGGTGCCTCTCGGCATCATCCTAGTCCTCTACGTGCTCATCGGCCATCGAATCTGGTTCAAGGCCACACCAGGCGTACAGAAGGCGTCCATGGAAGCCCAGAACATAGCCTTGCAGAAGAAGAGAAAGGTGGTCAAGATGCTGATAGTGGTAGTGGTAGTGTTCGCCTTATTCTGGCTGCCTCTCCACACTACCCTGTTACTGAATGACTTTGTCCAGTTGTCCTACCTCCAAAGACAGGTCATGTACATCTATATTTTCCCCATTGCCCATTGGCTGTCCTACTTCAACAGTTCTGTGAATCCTATCATATACGGCTACTTCAACCCCAACTTTCGTGATGGTTTTAAGTCACTGTTTACCAGAAAGGGAGGGAATGGTGCAGCATTGGCTGCACAGTCTCGCATAAGCCGCTGTTCATAG